A DNA window from Maribellus comscasis contains the following coding sequences:
- the pnuC gene encoding nicotinamide riboside transporter PnuC, translating to MLNNFLEWLLGNKIEVLGAILGVLYIIFSIKQNVLTWPTGLLTSVLYVVVFFQSKFYADMGLQVYYVVISIYGWYYWLKGATGDDNNVPVKKTPNRLWLKLSVATIIIYFVILFILIKFTDSDVPFMDSFTTALSIVATWMLARKYMEHWLIWVFVDLFSSVLYVYKNLWATAVLFVVYTVMAAVGYYQWKKDLNHQKVKQFA from the coding sequence ATGCTTAATAATTTTCTGGAATGGCTCTTGGGCAACAAAATTGAAGTACTGGGAGCCATTCTTGGTGTTTTATACATTATCTTTTCGATAAAACAAAATGTTTTAACCTGGCCCACTGGTTTGCTGACATCAGTTTTATACGTTGTCGTTTTTTTTCAATCAAAATTTTATGCCGATATGGGATTGCAGGTATATTATGTAGTGATTAGTATATACGGCTGGTATTATTGGCTGAAAGGTGCAACAGGTGATGACAACAATGTCCCGGTAAAAAAAACACCTAATCGCTTATGGCTGAAATTGAGTGTGGCAACGATAATTATTTATTTCGTCATTTTGTTTATCCTGATAAAATTTACCGATTCAGACGTTCCTTTTATGGACTCATTTACAACCGCGTTAAGTATTGTCGCCACCTGGATGCTGGCAAGAAAATACATGGAGCACTGGTTAATATGGGTTTTTGTAGATTTATTTTCATCAGTATTATATGTATATAAAAATTTATGGGCAACTGCGGTGCTGTTTGTTGTGTACACTGTAATGGCTGCTGTAGGTTATTACCAGTGGAAAAAAGATCTAAATCATCAAAAAGTTAAACAATTTGCCTAA
- a CDS encoding AAA family ATPase, whose translation MPKIIVITGAESTGKSVLTESLAKYFKVPFIPEIAREYIENIDRNYNYRDVEIIAKKQVELLHQFSNSNYPFLFVDTWLIITKTWFEVVFKKVPEWIENEIQKTKIDLFLVCDTDLPWIPDPVRENGGENREILQKNYLKQIEYYNFNYKVVSGYDEKRLKNALHFLKFM comes from the coding sequence TTGCCTAAAATAATAGTCATAACCGGGGCCGAATCGACAGGAAAAAGTGTTTTAACGGAATCGTTGGCAAAATATTTCAAGGTACCTTTCATTCCTGAAATTGCACGGGAATATATTGAAAATATCGACCGGAACTACAACTATCGTGACGTTGAAATAATTGCAAAAAAACAGGTTGAATTATTACACCAGTTTTCAAACTCAAATTATCCTTTTTTATTTGTAGACACCTGGCTTATTATTACAAAAACATGGTTTGAAGTTGTTTTTAAAAAGGTCCCGGAGTGGATTGAAAACGAAATTCAAAAAACAAAAATCGACCTTTTCCTGGTTTGTGATACCGACTTACCCTGGATTCCCGATCCCGTTCGTGAAAATGGAGGAGAAAACAGGGAGATACTTCAAAAAAACTATTTGAAACAAATTGAATACTACAACTTTAATTATAAAGTTGTATCAGGATATGACGAAAAAAGACTTAAAAATGCCTTGCATTTTTTAAAATTTATGTGA
- the epsC gene encoding serine O-acetyltransferase EpsC has protein sequence MTTKELESKITHTIQKLSDPFSYDKVCHEHRLGEPLPSKKSLSKVIEMVREIIFPGYFGNTSLRPNTTTHYMGVYIDELYELLSREILAGMCFECEDEKANKVEKHSDMAKHIAMDFIEYLPEMRRKLVADVEATYLNDPAARNRGEVIFCYPAIRAITNYRMANKLLEFDVPLIPRFISEMAHSETGIDIHPRAQIGESFTIDHGTGVVIGSTCILGKNVKIYQGVTLGAKSFPLDENGNPIKGIPRHPIVEDDVVIYAGATILGRVTIGKGSVIGGNVWVTRDLPPESKVIQSRPKETTFADGAGI, from the coding sequence ATGACAACAAAAGAATTAGAATCAAAAATAACTCATACCATTCAAAAACTCAGTGATCCGTTTTCATATGATAAGGTTTGTCATGAACACCGTTTGGGCGAACCATTACCTTCAAAAAAATCACTGAGCAAAGTAATCGAAATGGTTCGTGAAATAATTTTTCCCGGGTATTTTGGCAACACCTCTCTGCGTCCCAATACAACAACACATTATATGGGAGTATACATAGACGAATTATATGAATTGCTCAGCCGGGAAATATTGGCCGGGATGTGTTTTGAGTGTGAAGATGAGAAAGCAAACAAAGTTGAAAAACATTCAGACATGGCAAAACATATTGCCATGGATTTTATCGAGTATCTGCCTGAAATGAGACGCAAACTGGTGGCTGATGTTGAAGCAACCTATCTAAACGACCCGGCAGCAAGAAACCGCGGCGAAGTCATTTTTTGTTACCCGGCCATACGCGCTATTACAAACTACAGGATGGCGAATAAGTTACTTGAATTTGACGTTCCGTTAATCCCTCGTTTTATTTCTGAAATGGCCCATAGTGAAACCGGAATTGATATCCATCCACGTGCGCAGATTGGCGAGTCTTTTACCATTGATCACGGTACCGGTGTTGTAATTGGATCAACTTGTATTTTAGGCAAAAATGTCAAAATCTATCAGGGAGTAACTTTAGGTGCCAAAAGCTTTCCGCTGGATGAAAATGGAAATCCCATAAAAGGAATTCCACGCCATCCTATTGTTGAAGATGATGTAGTTATTTATGCCGGAGCAACTATTCTGGGAAGAGTGACTATTGGAAAGGGTTCGGTTATCGGAGGTAATGTTTGGGTTACACGCGATTTGCCACCAGAATCTAAAGTTATACAGTCACGTCCCAAAGAAACAACTTTTGCCGACGGTGCTGGAATTTAA
- a CDS encoding S41 family peptidase produces MQKKNRYVSQIVITLFFAFLILSPDLIKAQEEVQKNQLKFGRLLRLVDGYYVDSANVDELTEKAIVSLLGELDPHSVYISREEVEKMNEPLKGNFEGIGISFNVFKDTLLVTTTIPGGPSEKVGLRAGDRIVEVDGKDIAGIGLKNSDVFDLLRGKKGTTVELKVLRKQEKDLLDFTIVRDKIPIYSLDASYMLDESTGYIKLNKFSATTTEEFVDAMKELRTQSMENLVLDLRGNGGGYLKTAIEISDQFLKNNKMVVFTDGSNEPRREYKATSMGMFEEGNLVVLVDESSASASEIVSGAVQDWDRGVIIGRRSFGKGLVQKPFFLTDGSMVRLTTAHYYTPSGRCIQKPYEHGITEYRHDYQTRLTNGEMFSADSISIEDSLEYKTLVNSRPVYGGGGIIPDIFVPMDTSSHYRYFNQLRRNNIVYNYVLDYIDKHRTQLEEENADFEAFNTSFSISDEMIEQIVQNGENDGIEKDEESLEFTLDSMRKEIKALIARDLFSRNEFYRVYYADDEGILKALEVIQNQNEYNNLLVSKD; encoded by the coding sequence ATGCAGAAAAAAAACAGATACGTTTCTCAAATAGTCATCACATTGTTTTTTGCTTTTTTGATCCTGTCTCCTGATCTTATAAAAGCGCAGGAAGAAGTTCAAAAAAACCAGCTAAAGTTTGGAAGGTTATTGCGGCTCGTTGACGGATATTATGTTGACAGCGCAAATGTTGACGAACTAACGGAAAAAGCAATTGTCAGCCTGCTCGGAGAATTAGATCCTCATTCGGTCTACATATCCAGGGAGGAAGTAGAAAAAATGAACGAGCCCTTAAAAGGAAATTTTGAAGGAATCGGGATTTCATTTAATGTTTTTAAAGACACATTACTGGTAACGACCACTATCCCCGGGGGGCCTTCAGAAAAAGTTGGTCTCAGAGCCGGAGACCGTATTGTGGAAGTTGACGGAAAAGACATCGCCGGTATTGGTTTAAAAAACAGCGATGTTTTTGATTTATTACGTGGAAAAAAAGGAACAACTGTTGAATTAAAAGTACTACGTAAGCAGGAAAAAGATTTACTGGATTTTACCATTGTTCGTGATAAAATTCCGATTTATAGTCTAGATGCATCCTACATGCTTGACGAATCAACTGGTTACATAAAACTCAATAAATTTTCAGCAACGACAACTGAGGAATTTGTAGACGCGATGAAAGAACTGCGGACTCAAAGCATGGAGAATCTTGTGCTGGATTTAAGGGGGAATGGAGGGGGGTACCTCAAAACAGCCATTGAAATCTCCGACCAGTTTCTGAAAAACAACAAAATGGTTGTTTTTACTGACGGTTCCAACGAACCGAGAAGAGAATACAAAGCAACTTCGATGGGGATGTTTGAAGAGGGTAATCTGGTCGTTTTGGTTGATGAATCCTCCGCTTCGGCAAGTGAGATTGTCTCGGGAGCTGTTCAGGACTGGGACAGAGGTGTAATTATCGGGCGCCGATCCTTTGGAAAGGGTTTGGTTCAGAAGCCCTTCTTTTTGACGGATGGCTCGATGGTACGCTTAACAACAGCACATTACTATACGCCGAGTGGTCGTTGTATTCAAAAGCCCTACGAACACGGAATTACTGAATATCGCCACGATTATCAAACACGGTTAACCAATGGCGAAATGTTTAGTGCTGACAGCATTTCAATAGAAGACTCTCTGGAATACAAGACACTGGTAAACAGTCGTCCAGTTTATGGTGGTGGTGGTATTATTCCCGATATTTTTGTGCCCATGGATACATCTTCACATTATCGCTATTTTAACCAGTTGAGAAGAAATAACATTGTTTATAATTATGTTTTGGATTATATCGACAAACACAGGACTCAACTGGAAGAAGAGAACGCTGATTTTGAAGCATTCAATACCAGTTTTTCAATAAGCGATGAAATGATTGAGCAAATTGTGCAAAATGGTGAAAACGATGGAATAGAAAAAGATGAAGAAAGCCTGGAGTTCACTTTAGACTCGATGAGAAAAGAGATAAAAGCATTAATTGCCCGTGATTTATTTTCCAGAAATGAATTTTACAGGGTTTATTATGCTGACGATGAAGGTATTTTAAAGGCTCTTGAAGTGATTCAAAACCAAAACGAATACAACAACCTGCTTGTCTCGAAAGATTGA